From one Butyricimonas faecihominis genomic stretch:
- a CDS encoding RagB/SusD family nutrient uptake outer membrane protein, whose protein sequence is MKNIIQKSILLLAIIGLWSCSDFLEESSQDEVIPSTIEDLDQLLAYEGYPRRDFTLMPYLNLLDDDVTQYITSNNAKPVVTKYSPLYLWGGRSVENNENMFDDFNNLPNPTTGITSIEVDSYATLYKMIAGCNVVLDMINEVSGESETKKRVEGEARILRSFHYFNLINLYAYPYNAPNAPQGKAAGIPLKLSSSIDQNSVPRSTVAEVYAAIISDVEKGISLLTEINATGSKFRIGMNAAHLLASRYYLFMENWEKAAEHATSVFSTPGSNLTLYDMTPIDYPAAISLGGFPYPFTLNNSEIIFYYASENEYQIVKAEYTTECFMASDALRNCFADDDQRWNGYLCPYNEERDQKKLSKFSNQLEFGACLRLSEVYLNRAEAYAQMAKAGQNEYFAKAVSDLNSIREKRIKNYSSQAWTSSTFNNNAENLIETCREERRREFCFEGMRWFDLRRYGMKSFSHSVDESTSPGDEYSVEIGTASSKWVLPIMKSHKESNPALN, encoded by the coding sequence ATGAAAAATATAATACAAAAAAGCATTCTACTTTTAGCCATTATTGGACTATGGTCTTGTAGTGACTTTCTCGAAGAATCTTCTCAAGACGAAGTCATTCCTTCCACGATCGAAGACTTGGATCAGCTACTGGCATACGAAGGCTATCCCAGACGGGACTTTACGCTAATGCCCTACTTGAATTTACTGGATGACGACGTAACCCAATACATCACATCCAATAACGCCAAACCGGTCGTGACGAAATACAGTCCCCTGTATTTATGGGGCGGACGTTCCGTGGAGAACAATGAAAATATGTTCGACGACTTCAATAACCTACCTAACCCGACTACCGGCATTACAAGTATCGAAGTGGATTCCTACGCGACTCTTTACAAAATGATCGCGGGATGCAATGTTGTTTTAGACATGATCAACGAGGTAAGCGGAGAAAGCGAAACGAAAAAAAGAGTAGAGGGAGAAGCTCGCATATTACGTTCGTTCCATTATTTCAACCTTATCAACCTCTATGCTTATCCTTACAACGCTCCCAATGCCCCACAAGGAAAAGCAGCGGGAATCCCATTGAAATTAAGTAGTTCCATTGACCAGAATTCCGTTCCTCGTAGCACGGTAGCCGAAGTTTATGCAGCAATAATCTCGGACGTGGAAAAAGGAATCAGCCTATTGACCGAAATCAACGCCACGGGTTCTAAATTCCGTATCGGGATGAACGCCGCACATTTATTGGCAAGCCGCTACTATCTTTTCATGGAAAACTGGGAAAAAGCAGCAGAACATGCAACCAGCGTATTCTCTACACCCGGAAGTAACCTTACCTTATATGACATGACTCCCATAGATTATCCGGCAGCTATTAGCCTTGGGGGATTTCCGTACCCATTCACGTTAAATAACTCCGAGATCATATTCTATTATGCAAGCGAGAATGAATATCAAATCGTGAAAGCAGAATACACCACCGAATGCTTTATGGCATCTGATGCGTTACGAAATTGCTTTGCAGATGACGACCAACGTTGGAATGGTTATCTATGCCCATACAATGAAGAAAGAGATCAAAAAAAGCTATCCAAATTTTCTAATCAACTTGAATTTGGAGCATGCTTACGTCTGAGTGAAGTTTACCTGAACCGGGCAGAGGCTTATGCACAGATGGCGAAGGCCGGACAAAATGAATACTTTGCAAAAGCAGTATCCGATTTAAACTCGATAAGAGAGAAACGCATTAAAAATTACAGCTCTCAAGCTTGGACCAGCAGCACGTTCAACAATAATGCCGAGAATTTAATCGAAACGTGTAGAGAAGAACGTCGCCGGGAATTTTGTTTCGAAGGTATGCGCTGGTTTGATTTGCGACGCTACGGGATGAAATCCTTCTCTCATAGTGTTGACGAATCAACCTCTCCCGGAGATGAATATTCCGTTGAAATTGGAACAGCAAGTTCTAAATGGGTGTTACCCATCATGAAATCTCACAAAGAAAGTAATCCGGCATTGAATTAA
- the glmM gene encoding phosphoglucosamine mutase — protein sequence MTLIKSISGIRGTVGGRPGDNLTPLDIVKFVSAYATWLKTGAGKTRAKIVLGRDARISGEMYAKLVEATLSGLGHDVVNIGLATTPTTEIAVTAEQADGGIILTASHNPKQWNALKLLNNRGEFLSAEDGAKVLQMAEQESFEYAEVDELGSITHKDYTDYHIQHVLDLKLVNREAIAKANLKVVVDAVNSVGGTVIPALLKALGVKEVVELNCEPTGRFAHNPEPIPENLTQISEKIKECGADLGIVVDPDVDRLALVCENGEMFVEEYTLVAVADYVLKHTPGNTVSNLSSSRALRDVTLAHGQQYNAAAVGEVNVVTKMKETNTVIGGEGNGGVIYPESHYGRDALVGVGLFLSHFVAEGKSMTALKATYPQYFISKNKLTLSPDMDVDKILEGLKKKYASEEITDIDGVKIDFKDGWVHLRKSNTEPIIRIYSESKDEAAANQLAEDVIKVAKSLY from the coding sequence ATGACATTAATAAAATCTATATCCGGTATCCGGGGAACTGTCGGTGGACGTCCGGGTGATAACCTAACTCCCTTGGATATTGTTAAATTTGTTTCGGCTTACGCCACTTGGTTGAAGACCGGGGCCGGGAAAACAAGAGCTAAAATCGTACTAGGCCGGGATGCCCGAATTTCCGGGGAGATGTATGCTAAATTAGTGGAGGCTACTTTGTCCGGTCTGGGGCATGACGTGGTGAATATCGGTTTGGCAACTACCCCAACCACGGAGATTGCCGTTACCGCAGAACAGGCTGACGGGGGAATTATCCTAACAGCCAGCCATAACCCGAAACAGTGGAATGCTTTAAAATTATTAAATAACCGGGGGGAATTCCTCTCTGCCGAGGATGGTGCAAAAGTCCTTCAGATGGCAGAACAGGAGTCGTTTGAATATGCGGAAGTGGACGAATTGGGTTCGATTACCCACAAGGATTACACGGATTACCATATTCAGCACGTGTTGGATCTAAAACTCGTGAACCGGGAGGCTATTGCCAAGGCGAATTTGAAAGTTGTCGTGGATGCGGTGAACTCCGTGGGAGGAACCGTGATTCCCGCTTTGTTGAAAGCTTTAGGTGTAAAAGAGGTTGTCGAGTTGAATTGCGAGCCTACGGGACGCTTTGCTCATAACCCGGAACCCATTCCGGAGAACCTGACCCAGATTTCAGAGAAGATCAAGGAGTGTGGGGCAGACTTGGGTATCGTGGTTGACCCGGATGTTGACCGTTTGGCATTAGTTTGCGAGAACGGTGAGATGTTCGTGGAAGAGTACACGCTGGTAGCGGTTGCCGACTACGTGTTGAAACATACTCCGGGAAATACCGTTTCTAATCTTTCTTCTTCTCGTGCTTTGCGGGACGTAACGTTGGCTCACGGACAACAATATAATGCTGCGGCCGTGGGAGAGGTGAACGTGGTGACTAAGATGAAAGAGACCAACACGGTGATTGGCGGTGAAGGAAACGGTGGAGTCATCTATCCGGAAAGCCATTACGGGCGTGATGCCTTGGTAGGTGTCGGTTTGTTCCTTTCTCATTTCGTGGCAGAAGGAAAGAGTATGACCGCTTTAAAAGCAACTTATCCGCAATATTTTATCTCAAAGAATAAGTTAACACTTTCTCCCGATATGGATGTTGATAAGATATTGGAGGGATTGAAAAAGAAATATGCCTCGGAAGAAATTACCGATATTGATGGTGTGAAAATTGATTTCAAGGACGGGTGGGTACATCTGCGGAAATCCAACACCGAACCGATTATTCGGATTTATTCCGAATCTAAAGACGAGGCTGCTGCCAATCAATTGGCAGAAGACGTTATAAAAGTAGCGAAGAGCTTGTATTGA
- the gcvH gene encoding glycine cleavage system protein GcvH: MNVPAELKYTKEHEWIRVEGEEAYVGITDYAQSQLGDIVFVEVETEGDNLEAGDTFGSIEAVKTVSDLYMPISGEVLEFNSELEDQPDLVNKDPYGKGWIIKVKVEDEAQLDGLLSADAYKASI; this comes from the coding sequence ATGAACGTACCTGCAGAATTAAAGTACACTAAAGAACACGAATGGATTCGTGTTGAGGGTGAAGAAGCATATGTTGGTATCACTGACTATGCACAAAGTCAATTAGGTGACATCGTGTTTGTTGAGGTTGAGACCGAAGGTGATAACCTAGAGGCTGGAGATACTTTCGGTAGTATCGAGGCTGTAAAGACGGTTTCTGATTTGTATATGCCGATTTCCGGAGAGGTATTGGAATTCAACTCAGAATTGGAAGATCAACCCGACTTGGTAAACAAAGATCCTTATGGAAAAGGCTGGATTATCAAGGTAAAAGTTGAAGACGAAGCACAATTAGACGGATTGTTAAGCGCTGACGCTTACAAGGCATCTATCTAA
- a CDS encoding MutS-related protein gives MQQPKEYYQAQISRLTILLKKHRQRRNGITLTKVFLFLLAIYFIYTFANTGYTPYLIAFIAAIALFIITNIFETKLLKEIQFLHKLEECSRVELEYLAGNFKNLPTGEEYKDPSHPYAHDLDVFGEDSLFQSVNRTVTPHGREKLREWLLHPLKSGPPIIERQQAIEEFAREPEWCHVFRAKGNSQCITHMAMQQIEQWQREQVGLPRWTRPFLYILPVLTVSAWILYIASVLTLNIPLLLSCVSLFCSYLPAQKTLRTHMRLDEFTRSFSNLHELIGHFSTFTCSSAKLKTLRQQLFNETYNADEALRSLHKIQESFDQRSNAVVAMFMNGLFMRELHLIQRLVAWKRRYAAAIPTWVEITGELDVLVSLANYKYNHPDFIHPTPGDNQLLRGTAIGHPLLPANECVTNDFEVAQLHEFYIITGANMAGKSTFLRAIGVNLVLACCGAVVRAESFEFQPMALFTSMRTVDNLAKGTSYFHAELLRLQQLVNMAQHEERLFIILDEILKGTNSRDKLNGSRRFLQKLLTLPVAGLVATHDLELGELANTIPDNFFNRCFEITHTDDDIAYDYKLKPGISQNMNASILLEKMKLV, from the coding sequence ATGCAGCAGCCAAAAGAATACTATCAAGCACAAATATCACGCCTTACGATCCTCTTAAAAAAACACAGACAACGGCGTAACGGTATCACCCTCACAAAAGTCTTCTTATTCCTGTTAGCCATATATTTTATATATACCTTCGCCAACACAGGGTACACGCCTTATCTCATCGCTTTTATTGCTGCCATAGCACTATTCATTATCACGAATATATTCGAAACCAAATTATTAAAAGAGATACAATTCCTGCACAAACTTGAAGAATGTTCCCGTGTGGAACTGGAATATCTTGCCGGAAACTTTAAAAATCTCCCGACAGGCGAAGAGTACAAAGATCCGTCTCACCCTTACGCTCACGATCTCGACGTATTCGGGGAAGATTCCCTTTTCCAATCCGTCAACCGTACGGTCACGCCCCACGGAAGAGAGAAGCTACGGGAATGGTTGCTCCACCCGTTAAAATCCGGGCCACCCATCATCGAGCGCCAACAAGCCATCGAAGAATTTGCCCGCGAGCCGGAATGGTGTCACGTTTTCCGGGCCAAGGGCAACAGCCAGTGTATTACCCACATGGCCATGCAACAAATCGAACAATGGCAGCGGGAACAAGTCGGGCTACCACGCTGGACTCGCCCTTTCCTGTATATTCTTCCGGTACTGACGGTCTCCGCTTGGATATTATACATTGCCTCCGTACTCACGTTAAATATTCCATTACTCCTTTCCTGCGTGTCCCTTTTTTGTAGCTATCTACCGGCTCAAAAAACATTACGAACTCATATGCGTCTGGATGAATTCACCCGCTCGTTCAGTAACCTTCACGAACTGATCGGACACTTTTCTACATTTACCTGTTCTTCCGCCAAATTAAAAACATTGCGTCAACAACTATTCAACGAAACGTACAATGCGGACGAGGCTCTACGTTCCCTGCATAAAATACAGGAAAGTTTCGACCAGCGCTCCAATGCAGTGGTTGCCATGTTCATGAACGGGCTTTTCATGCGGGAATTGCACCTTATCCAGCGCCTTGTTGCTTGGAAACGCCGCTATGCCGCGGCCATCCCGACTTGGGTGGAAATCACGGGAGAACTTGACGTTCTGGTCAGTCTGGCCAACTACAAGTATAACCATCCCGATTTTATCCATCCTACTCCCGGAGACAATCAACTTTTACGGGGTACAGCCATCGGTCACCCCCTCCTACCCGCCAATGAATGTGTAACCAATGATTTCGAAGTAGCCCAATTACACGAATTCTATATCATCACGGGAGCGAACATGGCCGGGAAATCCACCTTCCTACGTGCGATAGGGGTGAATCTTGTACTTGCTTGTTGCGGAGCTGTCGTTCGGGCTGAAAGTTTTGAATTCCAGCCTATGGCCCTCTTTACCAGTATGCGCACCGTTGATAACCTGGCGAAAGGAACCTCTTATTTCCATGCCGAATTACTCCGTTTACAACAACTTGTCAATATGGCACAACACGAAGAACGTTTGTTTATCATTTTGGATGAAATCCTAAAAGGGACTAACTCCCGGGACAAGTTGAACGGCTCCCGTCGTTTCCTTCAAAAATTACTCACGTTACCTGTTGCCGGACTTGTTGCCACGCATGACCTCGAACTCGGAGAACTTGCCAACACGATACCGGACAACTTCTTTAACCGATGTTTCGAGATCACACACACGGATGATGACATTGCCTATGATTATAAACTGAAACCCGGTATCAGTCAAAACATGAATGCATCCATCTTACTTGAAAAAATGAAACTCGTGTAA